The Candidatus Binatia bacterium genome segment CGCGATCGTACGGCAGTCGGCGGTCGAGGAATGGGTGCTCGGTCACGAAGCGTCGATGCAGCACGACCTTGTCGTGCACCCCGACGGTCGCGTGTACTCGGTCGATATGACGCAGGACCAATTGTACCGCCTCGACCCGCGCGTGGCGGACGGCGACCGGAAGAGTTTTCAGGTACCGCGCGGCGAACTGCCATTGGGTGGCATCTTCGCGGGCTTGAACCCGTCGGTTCCGAACGCGAACGCCCACGTGGGGCCGCACTCGCTGCAGGTCGCACCCGACGGGGCGATCTGGATGACGCTGGCGCTTGGAAACCGGCTCGCACGGTTCGACCCGGTAACGGAGGAGTGGTCGATCCATCCACTCGAGTCCGGCTACTATCCGCACACGCTTCGCTTCGATGGCCGAGGTCGCGTCTGGTACACGATGGCCGCCTCGAATCACGTCGGGATGTACGACCCGGCGACCGACGAACATCACTCGATTCAGCTCCCGGCTCCGACGTGGGGTCAGGCGATCGCCTCGCGGCTCATGCCGGCGTTTCTCTGGCTCGCAGACCGCATCGACTTGACGGACGCGGGCTCCGCGAGTGAGGGAATGGCCGCTCCGGTTCCGTACGGCATCGACGTCGCGCCGAACGGCGCCATTTGGTTCAGCCAACTGAACGCCCACCGTATCGGTCGAATTGATCCAGATTCGTTCGATGTGGAGATCGTCGAGACTCCGTTCACCGGGCCACGACGCCTGCGCTTCGACGCGGATGGCAAGCTGTGGATCCCGGCGTTCTCGGCCGGCGCACTCGCACGGTTCGATCCGGAGACGCGAGAGTTCAAGTCGTGGCCGCTTCCCATCGAACCCATCGGCAGCGAGACGCCGTATGCTTTGAACGTGAACAAGGCGGACGGGAGCGTGTGGGTTTGTGGAACCAACAGCGATACGCTGATCCGCTTCGACCCGGTGCAGGAGAAGTTCACGGTGTTCCCGCTGCCGACGCAGGTGACGTATACACGGGAGATCGACTTCGATGACCAGGGGCGCGTCTGGACGTCGAATTCGAATCTGCCGACCTGGCAGATCGAGGATGCGCAGCCGAAGGTGATTCGCCTGGATCCGGATGCGCTTTCCTGAGGGCTTGCTCGCCCTAGTGGCCCTCGTCGGGGTGCTCGCCTCGTCGTGCGCCTCGGGGGTTCGGAAGGACGACGAGGCGGCTCGTTCCGCGGAAGCGGATTCGTTGCTGGCAGGACTCGCTGCCGATGAGCCCCGCCCCGGAGAGTTGCGGGTACGACTCGTCTTCGGAGCGCGAGCCGATCTCGACCTCTTCGTGACGGACCCGGCGCAGGAGACAGTCTACTTCGCGAACTCTCCGAGTCGGTCCGGCGGGAGTCTCGTAGGCGACGTGCGGTGTGGGGATCCGGAGCCTCGCGTCGAGACGGTCGTGTTCCCGGATGCGGGCGCGGGGCGATATCGAGTCGGAGTCGATTACCCGAAGACGTGCGACGGGGTCGATGACGCCGCGGCGTTCGTGCTCGTGGTGGACGGGGAAGGGGTGTCGGAGGTTCGACGGGGGACGAGCACGCCGGGCATCTTCCAGCCGATCGTCATCGAGGTGGACTGGGAGTCGCCCGAGGGCCGGTAGCGGATAGCCGACATGAAGCCCCTTTTTGGCCCCAAGCCGACATAACGGCGCCTTATCAGACGTTTGGGTGCGCCTCCTTCTGCTCATGGGCGGGCAGCTCCATCCCGCTCCGCCGCCAAGAAACGAAGACGTCGGTCGGCTGCTCGTACAGATCCGCAGACGCGTGCTGCGCCTACTCGAGCGCCGCGGCATCTCGTTCGACGATGAATCGAGGGGCACGCTCGCCGAAGAGTCCGCGGCCCGGAAACGCCGAGAACACCTCCCGGTTGCCCGGGTATGTACGGTTCGACACGGCGCTCTCGTACCAGCGTCCAATCACCGATCGTCTTTTGTTCCGCGCGCAGCTGAACGCGACGAATCTCTCCGACTCCGAATACTACGCTTCATCGGCGAACACGGC includes the following:
- a CDS encoding carboxypeptidase regulatory-like domain-containing protein: MSMKILASVLGLLALATNVAAAPVRGRVTDTTGEPVAGAMVSLSYGAPSHVTTVFSDDDGRFRTPSLEESPDRLRARRIGWKDLDLDASQMPHDASASPMELVMEPETNPAMVASQLPSNRWFALFLEEIEDEEHREEFVRQCTYCHQQGSLATRATRTEEEWQKILALMSRMGAGLSPELREQVPSLFTKAYEPTRAVAALTANMGAPDFAPPPSAIVRQSAVEEWVLGHEASMQHDLVVHPDGRVYSVDMTQDQLYRLDPRVADGDRKSFQVPRGELPLGGIFAGLNPSVPNANAHVGPHSLQVAPDGAIWMTLALGNRLARFDPVTEEWSIHPLESGYYPHTLRFDGRGRVWYTMAASNHVGMYDPATDEHHSIQLPAPTWGQAIASRLMPAFLWLADRIDLTDAGSASEGMAAPVPYGIDVAPNGAIWFSQLNAHRIGRIDPDSFDVEIVETPFTGPRRLRFDADGKLWIPAFSAGALARFDPETREFKSWPLPIEPIGSETPYALNVNKADGSVWVCGTNSDTLIRFDPVQEKFTVFPLPTQVTYTREIDFDDQGRVWTSNSNLPTWQIEDAQPKVIRLDPDALS